TGTGGACCAGTAAGTTGCAAAGCATTTGGATCAGAAAACGCATCCAAACCAGTTGAGCCGGTGAAATAAATACCGTCTGAGCTCATAACGAAATCACGAGTTCCCAATTGATCACTGGTCAAAGCGCCAGAACGGGCCAATCCTGCATAAGATTCACCGCGTAAATCGCGCTTGGTAGACTCACTGTTGGCTACATCCAACTCTACCGACCAGTTGTCATTTACATGATATTCCACATTCAAGCCGAATACCTGTAGATCACCGTCTTTTTGTGACGGGTCAGTTCTTAGTACTGGGTTGGCCTCAATTTGGGTTCCCGTGGTGTTAGTGCCGGTACCTGTCATTGCTCCTGCAGAGAAGGGTTCAATAAAGCCGCGAATCACACCGGAGTCAGAATAACTGATGTCTAACGCATCTACGATAATATCTAGATTGTCAGTAGGTTGAAACTGTAAAACTACAGATATGGTATCGCGTTCCAATACCGTACTGATGGCCTGGCTGTCTAGTCCTGAAGGGGTCACTTGGCCTTCATCATTGGTATTATAGCCCCACACCCCATACTTACGTTGGTTATTAGGCGACTCAGTGGTAGCAAGTGCCACCGCTAAACCAACCGTATCGTCAGCAAATTTTTCTACAAATGACAGAGACAAACGATGCCCTTTATTGTCAAACTCCGGGTTGTCAGAGTCACGACCTGATAGCTCATAATTGCCATTTACAGTTAAGGTTTCTTGAGCTTGTAGCGGACGTACAGTCTGCAAATCAACAGTACCACCAATGCCCTGAACCATCAGTCCAGCATCAGCCGTTTTATATATGGTCGCGCCCGTCATAATCTCAGAAGGATACAAGTCATATTCCACACCACGGTTGTCGCCAATACCAATTAACTCGCGACCATTTAATGAGGTACCTGTAAAATCCTCTTTAAAACCACGAACCGATATACCCGAAGTACGTCCACCCACTCGCTCGCCCGCCATACCAGGCAAACGGGCTAATGACTCGGCAATGGATGAATCGGGTAATTTACCTATATCTTCTGCAGAAATTGCTTCAACGATGGAGGAGTTTTCCATTTTAACGGCTTGGGCTCTTATTAATGAGCCTCTGATGCCCTTAACGGAAATAACTTCAACGCTATTATCTTGCGCAGCGGTTTCTTGCGCTGAGCTGTGATGGGAAAACATTGCTGTCGATACGGCAAGCGACAACAGCGCTGGTTTAAATAAGTGTGTGTGTTTCATGTGTGACCCCATTGTTATGTTTAACAACGAAATACTTCAAAACTTCCGTTAAGAAATCGTTGCATCACTGTAAAAAGTAAATCAGATCGCGACTGCTAAATAACTTACTAATTAAAAATTAATTTTTGTTAAAACTTAGCTGTTTGGCGGTTTTTTGCGCCCCAAATCATATTGCTAAGCCTAGGTTTGATCCAAACAAATTGCCTAAATAATACTGCAAGCCTCACAACGGTGACTCACTATTTAGTAGAACGAAATAGGCAAGCTAACTCTTGGTTTTAACTTGTCCTGCACCTAGCTAATCAGCCAGACTTCTTAAACGATTAAGTTAAATTAGCAAATATTTTACAGCATGTAAATAACTTGTGAAATAAATTGATTCAAAATACCAATACTAGTATTTGTTTGGTTAACAAAATTATTCTTAATCAATTTAGCTACAGGGAGATTACTTAGTTAAGTTTAGCTCATTGGTTACTGCATAACGGATAAAAAGTAATAGATTGTGGTAATGTAAAAGGATGATGATAGGGTGTGCTAATTTGCTTTGTGGGGCAAAAATTAATAAGCTTTGTTGGAGTGAATAGTCGCTAGATTTAAAGGTGGTTTTTGGGCAAGAAGATTTGCTATGCCCAGCCTCAATGTTTATCTACCGTTCAAAATATTTTTTAATCAATCTATTTATATCAACGCTGAAGCCAGTTAAAAGCACCTACTCGTTGAGTAGATGCTTTTTGATCTAACGATTCACATCAACCACTACTCTACCTTGCACCTGACCGGCTAATAATTTGTCGGCTACCTCAACCACCTCACTTAAGCTTATATCAGTGCAAATATCTTCAAACTCAGTTTGTCCTAGGATTTCTGCCAGTCGTTTCCATGCCTCCACTCGATCAGCCAAGGGTCGCATAACACTGTCAATCCCGACCAAAGTAACTCCGCGCAGTATAAATGGTGCAACTGATGCAGGAAAATCTAGGCCCTGTGCCAAGCCGCAGGCAGTTACCACACCACCATATTGGGTACTTGCGCAGATGTTAGCCAATGTGTGACTCCCAACAGAATCAATGGCTCCGGCCCAACGTTCTTTAGCCAGAGGACGACCAGGACTTGACAAAGTTGAGCGATCTATCACTTCTTTTGCGCCTAATTTATTTAAATAGTCTGCTTGCTCTGGACGCCCGGTGGATGCGACAACCGTGTAACCCAATTTTGCTAATATAGTGATGGCAAAGCTACCCACTCCACCATTTGCACCAGTTACCAAAATTTCGCCTTTTTCCGGTGTCACTCCCTGCTTTTCCAATGCAATGACACTTAACATCGCTGTGTAGCCCGCGGTGCCAATAGTCATCGCTTGTCGGTCGCTAAATGCTGTGGGCAATGGGATCAGCCATTCACTGTTTAGACGGGCCTTTTGCGCCAGCCCGCCACAATGACTTTCTCCCACGCCAAAACCATTGAGTAGTACTTTATCTCCTGGCTTAAACTTACCGCTATCACACTGCTCAATTGTGCCGACTAAGTCTATGCCAGGGATCATAGGAAATGTCCGCACCACCGGGCTTTTACCGGTAATCGCCAATGCATCTTTATAATTTATGGTGCTGTATGAAACGCTAACAGTTGTATCACCAGCATTGAGCACACTCTCATCTATTGATTGCAAAGTCGCTCGGTAACCTTGATCATCTTTTTCAATTAAAATTCCTTTAAACATATTGCACCTCTCATTTAGACCGATCGTCTATAAAAATAGATAAAAAATTTTATCTGGGCAAGCCCGCGATAAAACAGCTCAAAAAGTTATCCAGTGGCGTCGACTCTTGTACCAGTTTTGCGCGACTAACCGCTCCTTCCCACCCCAACCAGAAGTACTCCGCTAGTTGCTCGCAATCTGCTGTCGCCGAGATTTGTTTTTGCACCTTTGCTTGTTCCAGACAGCGCTGTATTCGTTGTTGCCAACTAGCAAAAGTAGTCATTAGTAACTGCCTATATCCAGCAGGCAACGAATCTACCTCTTGTCCAAGATTACCGATTAAACATCCCCGCTTAAATTGATGGCGTTGCATCCCCGCTTTTGCATCTTCAACAAAACTGGCAATGCGCGCCAGTGGCGCAGCAGAGTGATCTAACAAGTGAACATCTAACTTACTGGAGAAATAATTCGCATAATTCTCGATCAACTCCTGACCAAAGGCTTCTTTACTAGAAAAGTAATGATAAAAAGAGCCTTTAGGTACGCCTATCTTCTTCAAAATTGGCTCGATGCCTGACGATGTAAAGCCATGCTCTGTCAATTGTTCCAAGCCACTGCGGATCAGTTCTGCTCGAGTATCACAATTAACTCGGGATATTTTAGGGGGACGACCACGACGTGGTTTACTAGCTGATGTATTCATTCAACAATAATAGACCGATCGTCTAGTTAAATACAATGTGAAATTTATCAACCCATTAAAAATAAGCCTTAGCGGAGTAATTAACACCTTTTAACCGTCTATTAAAGCGATATAAGCCTTTGTATTACAGACCATTATCTAGTTGGTTAGGGTCGTTAATTATTGTTTCAATTTGTACAGGAATCTGAACGAAACGTCTAAAACCAATAGAAGGGGTTAAGGTAAGACAGTTGACGAGTTAGTTTTGGTGATTTAACGTAACCAAAAGGTTTACGTGAACGTAAAGGTAAACCAAGTAATGATTGAATAGTTATGGGGTACACCCTCATCCCTAATATATAGCTTAAAGGCCTCAGTGCATGCAAAAAACCGAGTTAGCAGAACAGCATATCAATGCGACTTCAACGACTTCGCCTACTACCTTCAGTATTGGTGAATTAGCTAAAAGTTTCGATATTACGCCCCGTTCCATTCGGTTTTATGAAGAGCAAGGCTTAATAGCGCCAAAACGCTCAGGCCAAGCTAGAATTTATAGCAAGAAAGATAAAGTAAGACTCAAATTGATTCTCAGGGGGAAACGGCTAGGCTTTTCATTAGCCGAAACAAAAACGCTATTCAACCTCTATGACAGTCACCAAAATTCCGTTGTTCAGCTTGAAGCTATGTTGCAAATGACCGAACAAAAACG
Above is a window of Aliiglaciecola sp. LCG003 DNA encoding:
- a CDS encoding TetR/AcrR family transcriptional regulator — encoded protein: MNTSASKPRRGRPPKISRVNCDTRAELIRSGLEQLTEHGFTSSGIEPILKKIGVPKGSFYHYFSSKEAFGQELIENYANYFSSKLDVHLLDHSAAPLARIASFVEDAKAGMQRHQFKRGCLIGNLGQEVDSLPAGYRQLLMTTFASWQQRIQRCLEQAKVQKQISATADCEQLAEYFWLGWEGAVSRAKLVQESTPLDNFLSCFIAGLPR
- a CDS encoding MDR family oxidoreductase, translating into MFKGILIEKDDQGYRATLQSIDESVLNAGDTTVSVSYSTINYKDALAITGKSPVVRTFPMIPGIDLVGTIEQCDSGKFKPGDKVLLNGFGVGESHCGGLAQKARLNSEWLIPLPTAFSDRQAMTIGTAGYTAMLSVIALEKQGVTPEKGEILVTGANGGVGSFAITILAKLGYTVVASTGRPEQADYLNKLGAKEVIDRSTLSSPGRPLAKERWAGAIDSVGSHTLANICASTQYGGVVTACGLAQGLDFPASVAPFILRGVTLVGIDSVMRPLADRVEAWKRLAEILGQTEFEDICTDISLSEVVEVADKLLAGQVQGRVVVDVNR
- a CDS encoding MerR family DNA-binding transcriptional regulator — encoded protein: MQKTELAEQHINATSTTSPTTFSIGELAKSFDITPRSIRFYEEQGLIAPKRSGQARIYSKKDKVRLKLILRGKRLGFSLAETKTLFNLYDSHQNSVVQLEAMLQMTEQKRAILNQQLEDIRMLMGELDDVESRCRDELHQLTKG